The following coding sequences lie in one Hyphobacterium sp. CCMP332 genomic window:
- the pheS gene encoding phenylalanine--tRNA ligase subunit alpha, which yields MAGPSDIEALKTELLAAVAAAGDAASLEALRVEALGKKGQISLMMRGMGQMSPEERQVMGPALNSLKNTIGDAITAKKAALDDAALDARLATERADVTLPIRPEPRGKLHPVTQVMEELAVIFSDMGFTVAEGPDVEDDFHNFTALNFPEGHPARDTHDTFFMKPRADGSQMVLRTHTSPVQIRTMMTQKPPIRIIAPGRVYRCDWDQTHTPMFHQVEGLVIDKGAHMGHLKGILMDFLAAFFETDTVEAQFRPHHFPFTEPSAEMDVRYSRVGDAVKIGEGDSWMEILGCGMVHPNVIRSCGLDPDEYQGFAWGMGVDRLAMLKYGAPDLRDYFANDTRWLAHYGFSPLLQANLATGLS from the coding sequence ATGGCCGGACCTTCCGATATCGAGGCCCTGAAAACCGAGCTTCTGGCGGCGGTTGCCGCTGCGGGTGATGCAGCGTCTCTGGAAGCCCTGCGCGTCGAGGCGCTGGGCAAGAAGGGGCAGATCTCCCTGATGATGCGCGGCATGGGCCAGATGAGCCCGGAAGAGCGTCAGGTGATGGGCCCGGCCCTGAACAGTCTGAAAAACACGATTGGCGATGCGATCACCGCGAAGAAAGCCGCGCTGGACGATGCCGCGCTGGATGCGCGTCTGGCCACCGAGCGCGCCGATGTCACCCTGCCCATCCGTCCCGAACCGCGCGGCAAGCTGCACCCGGTCACCCAGGTGATGGAAGAGCTCGCCGTCATCTTCTCGGATATGGGCTTTACCGTCGCGGAAGGCCCGGATGTGGAAGATGATTTCCACAATTTCACCGCGCTGAACTTTCCCGAAGGCCATCCGGCGCGCGATACGCACGACACCTTCTTCATGAAGCCGCGCGCGGACGGTTCGCAGATGGTTTTGCGCACCCACACCTCGCCGGTGCAGATCCGCACGATGATGACGCAGAAACCGCCGATCCGGATCATTGCGCCGGGCCGCGTCTATCGCTGTGACTGGGACCAGACCCATACGCCGATGTTCCATCAGGTCGAAGGCCTTGTCATCGACAAGGGGGCTCATATGGGCCACCTCAAGGGCATCCTGATGGATTTCCTCGCCGCCTTTTTTGAGACCGATACGGTGGAGGCGCAATTCCGCCCGCACCATTTCCCCTTCACCGAACCGTCCGCCGAGATGGACGTCAGATACTCCCGCGTTGGTGATGCGGTGAAGATCGGCGAGGGCGATAGCTGGATGGAGATTCTGGGCTGCGGCATGGTGCATCCGAATGTGATCCGCTCCTGCGGGCTCGATCCGGACGAATATCAGGGCTTTGCCTGGGGGATGGGCGTGGATCGCCTTGCCATGCTGAAATATGGCGCACCGGATCTGCGCGATTATTTCGCCAATGATACGCGCTGGCTGGCGCATTACGGCTTCTCGCCGCTCTTGCAAGCCAATCTCGCGACCGGGTTGAGTTAG
- a CDS encoding DUF1272 domain-containing protein — MALEMKPACQTCERAILPDGPAYICSFECSFCAPCTEDVHKHVCPNCGGELVARPKRIKRS, encoded by the coding sequence ATGGCCCTCGAGATGAAGCCCGCTTGCCAGACGTGCGAGCGGGCGATTCTCCCCGACGGCCCGGCCTATATCTGCAGCTTTGAATGCTCCTTCTGTGCGCCCTGCACCGAGGATGTTCACAAACATGTCTGCCCGAATTGCGGCGGCGAGCTTGTGGCCCGGCCCAAACGCATAAAGCGGTCCTGA
- the rplT gene encoding 50S ribosomal protein L20 produces the protein MARVKRGTVSRARHKKVISQAKGYYGRRKNVYRVAVQAVEKAGQYAYRDRRTKKRTFRALWIQRINAGARLHGTTYSRFMAGLTKAGIEVDRKVLSDLAIREPEAFKALVDQAQAALD, from the coding sequence ATGGCACGAGTTAAACGCGGCACCGTCTCCCGCGCCCGCCACAAAAAAGTTATTTCCCAGGCCAAAGGTTATTATGGCCGCCGGAAAAATGTTTACCGCGTTGCGGTACAGGCCGTCGAGAAAGCCGGCCAGTACGCCTATCGCGACCGCCGCACCAAGAAGCGCACTTTCCGCGCCTTGTGGATCCAGCGGATCAATGCCGGTGCCCGTCTGCACGGCACGACCTATTCCCGATTTATGGCCGGCCTCACGAAGGCCGGGATTGAAGTGGACCGCAAGGTGCTCTCCGATCTGGCCATTCGGGAACCCGAGGCCTTCAAAGCCCTGGTCGATCAGGCACAGGCCGCACTGGACTAA
- the rpmI gene encoding 50S ribosomal protein L35: MSKLKTKSGAKKRFKLTATGKVKAGQAGKRHGMIKRTNKQIRNKRGTTVMADADQKIVKKNYIPYGL; encoded by the coding sequence ATGTCGAAGTTGAAGACCAAGAGCGGCGCCAAAAAGCGCTTCAAGCTTACGGCCACAGGCAAGGTGAAAGCCGGCCAGGCTGGAAAACGTCACGGCATGATCAAGCGGACGAATAAGCAGATCCGCAACAAGCGTGGCACCACCGTCATGGCGGATGCCGACCAGAAGATCGTGAAAAAGAATTACATTCCCTACGGCCTTTAA
- a CDS encoding metal-sensitive transcriptional regulator: MSDICDHATSAADHTALLGRLKRIEGQVRGVAGMIETERYCIDILTQISAIKSALTAVEREVLKSHADHCVENALASGDIEDQRQKFAELIDVALRRPV; the protein is encoded by the coding sequence ATGTCTGACATCTGCGACCACGCAACATCTGCCGCCGATCACACCGCCCTTCTGGGCCGATTGAAACGGATCGAGGGACAGGTGCGCGGCGTGGCCGGAATGATCGAGACCGAGCGCTATTGCATCGACATTCTGACCCAGATTTCGGCGATCAAATCGGCGTTGACGGCGGTGGAGCGTGAAGTGCTGAAATCGCACGCCGATCATTGTGTTGAGAACGCGCTGGCATCGGGTGATATCGAGGACCAGCGGCAGAAATTCGCGGAACTGATAGATGTGGCTTTGCGGCGGCCGGTCTGA
- a CDS encoding TolC family protein: MSIRTVILVLASASLLAGCITVDPAAERQATLDRGAALDTPIFGPLGEMGDTVSEDQAVAAAVARNPRLAADLAEAGLARAEWASAVLPPNLIAELTYFNPEGAGGVLDADIRAPIAAIIGWPQRAAAARANYDAAQARALQRLIDFSAETRLAWVEVVAARERANMYARILQSAEAALLVAEEIDELGNAAPLDLTRQRVNALAAQAAAEDAEQAALAAEIRLETILTMAAELPERLPTDMAELPDAGTARTTALEASLPLAVARADAEAAAQAAGYTGIESLLHGELGIALDIEDGDTERGVSAHFDIPTNGFGHPQRAAARIRAQQAADRYAALQTEIAGEVELHIMEMDRAAARMVLIREEWLPASTLALEQTLQQYNGMQVGVYALLDAFNAQVEAGRAYVDTLERYHRARIALTALVQGGSPMGMAASSGLNAGNAGGEGH, translated from the coding sequence ATGTCAATTCGTACCGTCATTCTTGTGTTGGCTTCAGCCTCGCTTCTTGCGGGCTGCATCACCGTGGACCCGGCCGCCGAACGCCAGGCGACGCTGGACCGGGGCGCCGCTCTCGACACGCCGATCTTCGGCCCGTTGGGCGAGATGGGCGATACCGTTTCGGAAGATCAGGCCGTCGCCGCCGCTGTCGCGCGAAATCCCCGCCTCGCCGCCGACCTGGCCGAGGCCGGGCTGGCCCGCGCGGAATGGGCGTCCGCCGTATTACCGCCCAACCTCATCGCCGAGCTGACCTACTTCAATCCGGAAGGCGCTGGCGGTGTGCTCGATGCCGATATCCGCGCGCCCATTGCCGCCATCATCGGCTGGCCCCAACGCGCCGCCGCAGCGCGCGCCAATTATGATGCCGCGCAGGCGCGCGCGCTCCAGCGCCTGATCGACTTTTCTGCCGAAACCCGCCTCGCCTGGGTAGAGGTCGTCGCCGCCCGCGAACGCGCCAACATGTATGCCCGCATCCTGCAATCTGCTGAGGCCGCCTTGCTGGTCGCTGAGGAAATCGATGAACTGGGCAATGCCGCGCCGCTCGACCTGACCCGCCAGCGCGTCAATGCGCTCGCCGCACAGGCCGCTGCCGAGGACGCAGAGCAGGCGGCACTGGCTGCCGAAATCCGGCTGGAAACAATCCTGACCATGGCAGCCGAACTGCCGGAGCGGCTGCCCACGGACATGGCAGAACTGCCGGACGCTGGCACAGCCCGCACAACTGCGCTGGAGGCCAGCCTGCCGCTGGCCGTCGCTCGTGCGGACGCCGAGGCTGCCGCACAAGCCGCCGGATATACCGGGATTGAAAGCCTGCTGCATGGCGAGCTGGGTATAGCGCTCGATATAGAAGACGGCGACACGGAACGCGGCGTCTCGGCCCATTTCGACATCCCCACGAACGGTTTTGGCCATCCGCAGCGCGCCGCGGCCCGCATTCGCGCCCAACAGGCGGCGGATCGCTATGCGGCCCTGCAAACCGAAATTGCGGGAGAAGTCGAGCTTCATATCATGGAAATGGATCGCGCCGCCGCCCGCATGGTGCTGATACGCGAGGAGTGGCTGCCTGCCTCCACGCTCGCTCTGGAACAGACGCTGCAACAGTATAACGGCATGCAGGTGGGCGTTTATGCCCTGCTGGATGCCTTCAATGCACAGGTGGAGGCCGGGCGCGCCTATGTCGACACGC